In a genomic window of Verrucomicrobiota bacterium:
- the cobT gene encoding nicotinate-nucleotide--dimethylbenzimidazole phosphoribosyltransferase, producing the protein MNTASVALEPNGSPAASETGPFFEAARQRIDAKTKPRGSLGKLETIAVRLAWIQQDLMPQVRRKRVCVFAASHGIAAAGVSAYPPEVTGQMVLNFLAGGAAINVLARHGGIEVHVVDTGVDADWPETVLARPDFFVRRSRRGTRNFLEGRAMTPAECEGALQAGREQARLAVADGIQLLGIGDMGIGNTTAASALFAALLGLDAREVVGRGTGVSAAGVERKAEAVTCALRKHAPDAVVPRDWLEAVGGYEIAAMAGTILEAAAHRLPTVIDGFIATASAAAAFSIEPACRDFCFFAHRSDERAHGAVLAALGADPLLDLGLRLGEGTGAALAMHLIEAAAKVIGEMATFESAGVSGPAELLRNE; encoded by the coding sequence ATGAACACCGCAAGCGTTGCACTCGAGCCGAACGGTTCCCCGGCGGCATCGGAAACAGGTCCGTTTTTTGAAGCGGCCCGGCAGCGGATCGATGCGAAAACCAAACCGCGCGGGTCGCTCGGGAAACTGGAAACGATCGCCGTCCGGCTGGCCTGGATTCAACAAGATCTGATGCCGCAGGTACGGCGTAAGCGCGTCTGCGTATTCGCCGCGAGCCATGGGATCGCCGCAGCCGGCGTGAGCGCTTACCCGCCGGAGGTGACCGGGCAAATGGTCCTGAATTTTCTGGCAGGCGGGGCGGCCATCAACGTTCTGGCGCGTCACGGCGGCATTGAAGTGCATGTGGTGGATACGGGCGTTGATGCCGATTGGCCCGAAACGGTTCTGGCCCGGCCCGATTTTTTTGTCCGAAGGTCCCGTCGCGGCACCCGCAACTTCCTTGAAGGCCGGGCCATGACCCCGGCCGAATGCGAGGGTGCGCTGCAGGCGGGCCGGGAGCAAGCGCGGCTGGCGGTGGCCGACGGGATTCAACTGCTCGGCATCGGCGACATGGGCATCGGCAATACCACCGCCGCGTCGGCTCTGTTCGCCGCCCTGCTGGGACTGGACGCACGGGAGGTCGTGGGCCGCGGGACAGGCGTTTCCGCGGCCGGCGTCGAGCGGAAAGCTGAGGCCGTCACCTGCGCGCTGCGGAAGCATGCCCCTGATGCGGTTGTTCCCCGTGACTGGCTGGAAGCGGTCGGCGGCTATGAAATCGCCGCGATGGCCGGAACGATCCTCGAAGCGGCGGCGCACCGGCTGCCCACGGTCATAGACGGTTTTATCGCGACGGCGTCGGCGGCCGCCGCCTTCTCGATCGAGCCGGCCTGCCGTGATTTTTGCTTTTTTGCCCATCGATCCGATGAACGCGCGCACGGAGCGGTGCTGGCCGCGCTCGGTGCCGATCCGCTCCTCGACCTCGGCCTGCGGCTCGGTGAAGGCACCGGGGCAGCCCTGGCCATGCACCTCATCGAGGCTGCGGCCAAGGTCATAGGCGAGATGGCGACGTTTGAATCGGCGGGCGTCTCCGGTCCTGCAGAGCTCCTGCGGAATGAATAA
- a CDS encoding tetratricopeptide repeat protein: MFPTGRLLVISVLLAALAASAQTTPAADDRHRAADLMAAGLKLFGRGTPETLQAAALDYQEAADLWRKLGDDPKRLEALVSLATVHFNLHETGEASAVLNQALDLARATGNRVGEGTVLASLALLHHNLGDQRQAIDELAQVRRICQELGDKNAELQATGSQGFWLEAAKDYPAAIEAYERGLALSRETSNRKAEALMLLRLAQVHEILPQQDTPEKGRQEAWEKAAELFVQVVPLLQANADRLNEANAWWGLGTVNERLGRIDQARDAYLKALPLLPDLKNSEAEGQILLSLASDENKLQQVENAIKHYEQALPLLASANDASDQYKGEIGLGTAREALGQNAKALEAYQAAVTVAHATGDKSAEGTTHLRIGLLQFNAHALNEAFTAYGEAGKLFEAIGDRQSQALALAGMASVYRRLGEYKKQLECSQRELALLQNGNDRFKANALMAVADGYIALHESRKALEYLDQARTLNEQNPAAKAWVLMELGEVYYGMGDQKKALQVQNEALDIERSLRNPAAEAKVQNDLGLTYSAMGERTKARNAFQDVLKDAKARTDIQQQSAALSNLARLHQDFGDDKEAKRYYDESLALARQDGNGEQEAATLTGLGMLYHSLGEEQKAIDTLNEALAKRRSIGDRHGEAVTLNSFAIVYSDTGETQKALEAANSAQSIFRELGDTPEIAHGQQTLGSIYQSLGLYERAKSCFEQALETRKQLGDEGGEAVTLNSLGVLAQYQRGPNEALTQAEGREALAPFEESLLRAEKLGNRIAQARLLTNMALVLTDAAELPEAREKLDRSLQIARETGDVDSEALALHNLGFVYSRLGNPDQALAYYRQALDLWRQIRDEIAAARVLSLMAKTEREQGKLKLALDHVNEAIRLNESLRSKLASQEWRASYLATAGNPYETKIGLLMQLHREQPGRGYDAQALETSERARARSLLELLAESRTAIRQGVDPEVLEQERSIERSLNAKASELRKLDPSSEDGRTLEREIEDLTAKHESTEAQIRLKSPAYAALTQPRPLTLGTIQQEVLDADTLLLEYSLGEDRSYLWAVTPTSLWSYELPKRSQIKADASDYFYLLAQNSLNRADLDEKEASLSDALLGRVAAELKGKRLVIVSDGELAAVPFAALPTPSGSRPLIADHEIVIEPSASAVAILRHETMDRKIPPKDIAVIADPVFGESLPSLKHTRDEANGILGLTTPERSMALMDLKASKAAVQDPDLANYRVVHFATHSFLDSVHPGLSYLALSFYDENRQPVDGFLRLNEIFNLRLPVQLVVLSACQTGQGKLVKGEGLVGLTRGFMYAGAASLTVSLWEVDDDATAQLMIRFYKGLLGSDHLHPAAALRAAQLSVMKEDRWGHPYYWAPFIVEGDWR; this comes from the coding sequence ATGTTTCCGACCGGACGTTTGCTGGTAATTAGCGTGCTGCTCGCCGCTCTGGCCGCCAGCGCTCAGACCACGCCGGCAGCCGACGACCGGCACCGCGCGGCAGACCTGATGGCCGCGGGGTTGAAACTCTTCGGCCGGGGGACGCCTGAAACGCTTCAGGCGGCCGCCCTTGATTATCAGGAAGCGGCGGACTTGTGGCGTAAGCTCGGAGATGATCCGAAGCGGTTGGAGGCCCTCGTCAGCCTTGCCACCGTTCACTTCAACCTTCACGAGACCGGGGAAGCATCGGCGGTCCTGAATCAGGCTCTGGACTTGGCGCGAGCGACCGGCAACCGGGTCGGGGAAGGAACGGTTCTCGCAAGCCTCGCGCTGCTCCACCACAACCTTGGAGACCAGCGGCAGGCGATTGATGAACTGGCGCAGGTCCGACGGATTTGTCAGGAACTCGGCGATAAGAACGCCGAGCTGCAGGCTACCGGCTCGCAGGGTTTCTGGTTGGAGGCGGCAAAGGATTACCCGGCCGCAATCGAGGCCTACGAACGCGGCTTGGCGCTGTCTCGGGAGACCAGCAACCGGAAGGCTGAAGCCTTGATGCTCCTGCGCCTCGCCCAGGTGCACGAAATTCTGCCCCAACAGGACACTCCAGAAAAAGGCCGGCAGGAGGCTTGGGAGAAAGCCGCAGAGCTGTTCGTGCAAGTGGTGCCGCTGCTTCAGGCAAATGCGGACCGGCTGAATGAGGCGAACGCCTGGTGGGGGCTGGGGACGGTGAACGAGCGCCTGGGCCGGATCGACCAGGCGCGCGACGCCTACCTGAAGGCCTTGCCTCTGCTGCCCGATTTGAAGAATTCTGAGGCGGAAGGCCAAATCTTGCTGTCGCTGGCCAGTGATGAAAACAAGCTGCAGCAGGTGGAGAATGCGATCAAACATTACGAGCAGGCCTTGCCCTTGCTGGCCTCAGCCAATGACGCATCGGACCAGTACAAAGGAGAGATCGGCTTAGGGACGGCTCGCGAGGCCCTGGGACAAAATGCAAAGGCGCTCGAAGCCTACCAAGCAGCCGTAACCGTTGCGCACGCCACGGGCGACAAATCGGCCGAGGGCACGACGCATCTACGCATCGGGTTGCTGCAATTCAATGCTCATGCCTTGAACGAGGCTTTCACGGCCTACGGCGAAGCAGGGAAGCTCTTTGAAGCTATCGGTGACCGGCAGAGCCAGGCGTTAGCGTTGGCAGGGATGGCTTCAGTTTACCGGCGTCTGGGCGAGTACAAAAAGCAACTCGAGTGCTCCCAACGGGAGTTGGCCCTGCTTCAAAACGGCAATGACCGTTTTAAAGCCAACGCGCTGATGGCCGTCGCCGACGGTTATATCGCGCTCCATGAAAGCAGAAAAGCCCTCGAGTATCTGGATCAGGCTCGCACGTTAAACGAGCAGAATCCCGCGGCCAAAGCGTGGGTGCTGATGGAGCTGGGCGAAGTCTATTATGGAATGGGCGATCAGAAGAAGGCCCTCCAGGTGCAGAACGAGGCACTGGATATCGAGCGCTCGCTCAGAAACCCGGCCGCCGAAGCCAAGGTGCAGAATGACCTCGGCCTCACTTATTCAGCCATGGGCGAGAGAACGAAGGCTCGCAACGCGTTCCAGGACGTTCTGAAGGATGCAAAGGCGAGAACAGACATCCAGCAGCAGTCTGCTGCCCTAAGTAACCTGGCGCGACTGCACCAGGATTTCGGTGACGACAAAGAAGCCAAGCGATACTACGACGAGTCGCTGGCTCTGGCCCGCCAGGATGGGAACGGGGAGCAGGAGGCGGCGACGCTTACCGGCCTGGGTATGTTGTATCATTCATTAGGTGAAGAGCAGAAAGCGATCGACACGCTCAATGAGGCGCTCGCCAAACGGCGCAGTATCGGGGACCGGCATGGGGAAGCGGTGACGCTGAACAGCTTCGCCATCGTGTACAGTGACACGGGGGAAACGCAGAAAGCGCTCGAGGCGGCGAACTCGGCTCAGTCCATTTTCCGCGAACTGGGCGACACGCCGGAAATTGCGCACGGACAGCAGACGCTCGGATCGATTTATCAATCCCTCGGTTTGTACGAGCGGGCGAAAAGTTGTTTCGAGCAGGCCCTCGAAACACGGAAACAGCTTGGGGACGAGGGAGGCGAGGCGGTCACCCTCAACAGTCTTGGAGTGCTTGCGCAGTACCAGAGAGGGCCGAATGAAGCCCTTACTCAAGCAGAGGGGCGCGAAGCCCTTGCACCGTTTGAGGAGTCATTGCTGCGCGCCGAGAAGCTTGGAAACCGCATTGCGCAGGCTCGTCTGCTGACAAATATGGCACTGGTGTTGACTGATGCGGCCGAGTTGCCGGAGGCAAGGGAGAAACTCGACCGCTCGTTGCAGATTGCACGCGAAACGGGCGACGTGGATAGCGAGGCGCTGGCGCTTCACAACCTGGGATTCGTCTACAGCCGGCTCGGCAATCCGGACCAAGCCCTCGCCTATTACCGGCAGGCTTTGGATCTCTGGCGCCAAATCCGGGACGAAATCGCCGCGGCAAGGGTGTTATCCCTGATGGCCAAAACCGAGCGTGAACAAGGCAAACTCAAGCTTGCTCTTGACCACGTCAATGAAGCCATTCGCCTTAATGAATCTCTCCGCAGCAAGCTGGCGAGCCAGGAGTGGCGGGCGTCCTATCTGGCCACGGCAGGCAATCCTTACGAAACGAAAATCGGGCTTCTCATGCAATTGCACCGCGAGCAACCCGGCCGCGGGTACGATGCGCAGGCGCTCGAGACCAGTGAACGCGCCCGGGCGCGCAGCCTGTTGGAACTGTTGGCTGAGTCACGAACCGCCATCCGTCAGGGCGTGGATCCGGAAGTCCTGGAACAGGAACGCTCCATCGAACGCTCGCTTAATGCCAAAGCATCCGAACTCCGAAAGCTTGACCCGTCTTCTGAGGACGGCAGAACGCTCGAGCGGGAGATTGAGGACCTCACCGCCAAGCACGAGAGTACGGAGGCCCAGATCCGCCTCAAAAGCCCAGCGTACGCCGCACTGACGCAACCCCGGCCGCTGACGCTCGGAACGATTCAGCAGGAAGTGCTCGATGCGGATACATTATTGCTTGAATATTCACTGGGTGAAGATCGCAGCTACCTGTGGGCAGTCACGCCGACCTCGCTTTGGTCCTACGAGTTGCCGAAGCGCTCACAGATCAAGGCGGATGCAAGCGACTACTTCTATCTTCTCGCGCAGAACAGCCTGAACCGTGCAGACCTGGATGAAAAGGAAGCCAGCCTGAGTGATGCCCTCCTTGGGCGTGTGGCTGCGGAATTGAAGGGGAAACGGCTGGTGATTGTCAGTGATGGGGAACTCGCTGCCGTTCCGTTCGCAGCTCTGCCGACGCCATCCGGTTCCAGACCCCTCATCGCTGACCATGAGATAGTGATTGAGCCGTCTGCGTCGGCGGTGGCAATCCTGCGCCACGAGACGATGGACCGCAAAATTCCTCCCAAGGACATCGCGGTAATCGCCGATCCAGTATTTGGGGAGAGTCTTCCGTCCCTGAAACACACGCGCGACGAAGCGAATGGGATTCTTGGGCTCACCACCCCGGAACGGTCAATGGCGCTGATGGACTTAAAGGCGAGCAAGGCAGCCGTTCAGGATCCGGACCTGGCGAATTACCGAGTGGTTCATTTTGCAACTCACAGCTTTCTTGATTCAGTCCACCCAGGGCTGTCCTACCTGGCACTTTCATTTTACGACGAAAATCGGCAACCCGTCGATGGCTTCCTGCGCTTGAATGAAATCTTCAATTTGAGACTGCCCGTGCAGTTGGTGGTGCTAAGCGCATGCCAGACCGGCCAGGGTAAACTGGTGAAGGGCGAGGGCCTGGTGGGGCTTACCCGCGGCTTTATGTACGCTGGCGCGGCGAGCCTGACCGTGAGCCTTTGGGAAGTGGATGATGACGCCACGGCGCAACTGATGATCCGCTTCTACAAAGGATTGCTTGGAAGCGATCACCTGCACCCTGCAGCGGCTCTGCGCGCAGCGCAACTCTCGGTCATGAAAGAAGACCGGTGGGGCCACCCGTACTATTGGGCGCCGTTTATCGTGGAAGGCGACTGGCGCTGA
- the cobS gene encoding adenosylcobinamide-GDP ribazoletransferase has protein sequence MNAPFNHFLGAVMLLTRAPVGRFYRHEPDKMLAHSVVYFPLVGLLVGVAGGLAGWAASLIFPVPLAVLICMLATVVITGGFHEDGLADAADGLFGGHTPARRLEIMKDSRIGSYGAVALWFTLTARFLLLQELLRRAGGVWFVGMLASAHTLGRGATVLLLQALPYVSGAESKSRGFAERLTPRQIAFALVLPVAVAVVLPARCGLPCLLAAMLVAVCAGRWFRNRIGGVTGDCLGATNQLVELACYAVVVVVIRLAEGV, from the coding sequence ATGAACGCGCCGTTCAACCATTTTCTCGGCGCCGTGATGCTGCTCACACGGGCGCCGGTCGGGCGCTTTTACCGGCATGAACCTGATAAAATGCTGGCTCATTCCGTCGTCTATTTCCCGCTGGTCGGACTGTTGGTGGGCGTTGCGGGCGGGCTGGCCGGGTGGGCTGCAAGCTTGATTTTTCCGGTTCCGCTGGCGGTGCTGATCTGCATGCTGGCGACCGTGGTCATCACGGGCGGTTTTCATGAGGACGGCCTGGCTGACGCCGCGGACGGCTTATTCGGCGGCCACACACCGGCGCGGCGCCTCGAGATCATGAAGGACAGCCGGATCGGCAGCTACGGGGCCGTGGCGCTCTGGTTTACGCTCACGGCCAGGTTTCTCCTGCTCCAGGAACTGTTGCGCCGCGCGGGCGGGGTATGGTTTGTGGGTATGCTGGCCTCGGCGCATACGCTCGGAAGGGGCGCGACGGTGCTGCTGCTCCAAGCCCTCCCGTACGTCAGCGGCGCTGAGTCGAAATCCAGGGGGTTCGCCGAACGTCTCACCCCGCGGCAGATCGCGTTTGCGTTGGTGTTGCCGGTAGCGGTGGCCGTCGTGCTGCCGGCACGTTGCGGCCTGCCTTGCCTGCTTGCCGCCATGCTGGTCGCCGTCTGCGCCGGTCGATGGTTTCGGAACAGGATCGGAGGGGTCACCGGCGATTGCCTGGGCGCGACCAACCAACTGGTGGAACTCGCCTGCTATGCCGTTGTTGTTGTCGTTATCCGCTTGGCAGAAGGTGTGTGA
- the cobU gene encoding bifunctional adenosylcobinamide kinase/adenosylcobinamide-phosphate guanylyltransferase, with protein MSGSITLILGGSRSGKSRRAESLAGREAMAPVTYVATCATALMDDEMRCRVQQHRRHRPAHWCTIENRFDLPELIAENNRTLLLIDCLTLWLSHGWITHPDEACILAELERALQIAAVRDGALILVSNELGMGLVPADARSRGFRDLCGRANQVAAAYAQRVEFMVAGLPLVLKGGTGQP; from the coding sequence ATGAGTGGATCGATCACGCTAATCCTGGGGGGCAGCCGCAGCGGGAAGAGTCGCCGGGCCGAATCGCTTGCCGGCCGGGAAGCCATGGCGCCCGTGACCTATGTGGCCACCTGCGCAACCGCACTCATGGACGACGAGATGCGCTGCCGGGTGCAGCAACACCGGCGGCATCGCCCGGCCCATTGGTGCACGATTGAGAACCGGTTCGACCTCCCGGAGCTGATCGCGGAAAACAACCGGACGCTGCTGTTGATCGATTGCCTCACGCTCTGGCTTTCGCACGGCTGGATCACGCACCCGGACGAGGCGTGCATCCTGGCCGAACTGGAGCGGGCCTTGCAAATCGCCGCGGTACGCGACGGGGCGCTGATCCTGGTGAGCAATGAACTCGGCATGGGGCTCGTTCCGGCCGACGCCCGCAGCCGCGGGTTCCGCGACCTCTGCGGACGCGCCAACCAGGTGGCGGCAGCTTACGCGCAACGGGTCGAGTTCATGGTTGCCGGGCTGCCGCTTGTGCTTAAAGGAGGCACCGGCCAGCCATGA
- the cobD gene encoding cobalamin biosynthesis protein CobD: MWRLDPLQIGCAIGLDAALGDPPGWPHPARAAGRLAALLEPPLARCLGRSVFAGLIFWLGVNGAILAAFAAIRTTLKRVHPAAAWVFEVIVVYQTLAGADLQRHVRAVLRPLKAGDLPGARTKLAMIVGRDTEHLDQSEVSRAAMESLAESSNDAFVAPLFWAVAAGAPGALWYRTVNTLDSIVGHRNERYEGFGKISARADDVLNWVPARLCALISESSCGFRNWRRICREAAAHASPNAGWSEAAAASALDVRLGGTNFYDGIPLPGPVFNPEGCVPTPDTLAPSLDWFRDVAVVASGAFLGVAVCRCLLINRSAPFYDR; encoded by the coding sequence ATGTGGAGGCTTGACCCGCTGCAGATCGGGTGTGCGATCGGGCTCGACGCGGCGTTGGGTGATCCACCCGGTTGGCCGCACCCGGCGCGCGCTGCCGGCCGCCTGGCCGCTCTCCTGGAGCCCCCGCTGGCCCGTTGCCTGGGACGCAGCGTGTTTGCCGGCCTGATCTTTTGGCTCGGTGTGAACGGCGCGATCCTTGCCGCCTTTGCCGCCATTCGCACAACGCTGAAACGCGTTCATCCGGCGGCGGCCTGGGTGTTCGAGGTGATTGTGGTATACCAGACGCTCGCCGGGGCCGATCTGCAGCGGCACGTGCGGGCCGTCCTGCGTCCGCTGAAGGCCGGCGATCTGCCCGGGGCGCGCACCAAACTGGCGATGATCGTGGGCCGCGACACGGAGCACCTTGATCAAAGCGAAGTCAGCCGCGCCGCCATGGAGAGCCTGGCGGAAAGCAGCAATGACGCGTTTGTCGCCCCGCTGTTCTGGGCCGTGGCGGCAGGTGCTCCCGGCGCCCTCTGGTACCGCACGGTGAACACGCTTGATTCCATCGTCGGGCACCGCAATGAGCGCTACGAAGGATTCGGCAAGATCTCCGCGCGCGCCGATGATGTGCTGAACTGGGTGCCCGCCCGGCTTTGCGCCCTCATTTCCGAATCGTCATGCGGCTTCCGCAACTGGAGAAGAATCTGCCGCGAAGCGGCTGCCCATGCCAGCCCTAACGCCGGGTGGAGCGAAGCGGCCGCCGCTTCCGCCCTGGATGTACGGTTGGGCGGCACGAATTTCTATGACGGTATTCCGCTGCCCGGACCCGTTTTCAATCCCGAAGGCTGCGTCCCCACTCCGGACACCCTGGCGCCGAGCCTGGACTGGTTCCGGGACGTTGCCGTCGTGGCATCCGGCGCCTTCCTGGGAGTCGCCGTGTGCCGGTGCCTCCTTATTAACCGTTCCGCCCCTTTTTATGATCGATGA
- a CDS encoding cobyric acid synthase, translating to MSHAVHGGRIEAAAQEFGRTDFLDFSANVNPFWRPADATEWSNWLDGISRYPEPDASLIRERLGTIYGVGPGRLLPTAGAIEGLYLVARLFTDRRVGIVEPAFADYARAFEAAGCEPSRVLLSPERWETPIPAWGKMLEPYEVIVLGRPNNPTGTLQGRDALVRAAGAPWAQAKTWIIDEAFIEFVPDHERESLLPLLERFPSVIAVRSLTKSWAIPGLRLGFVATANGGWLARLEKMQPPWSINAVAQAWARHQLTPAGWREMLESLRPLPVLRAELAAELGRLPGLRVHPGTANFLLVDVARTRRHASEIYRALGREGLLVRTGEGFYGLNADRYIRVAVRRPEENRRLVRALVTVLEDAPAGGGPALTATPAAAPASVRPVGPRRAKEMKALGVLGTSSNSGKSWVATALCAWLWRHGVKVAPFKAQNMSNNSYVTLDGGEIGRAQAAQAEACRLLPSVRMNPILLKPSGQLGSQLVVLGRARGHVKAGDYYAITDQLWTIVSDALEHWRRTCDVLVLEGAGSPVELNLATRDIVNLRPIRHLDGRWLLVSDIERGGVFAQIVGSWKLLSPADRAGALGVIVNKFRGDLSLFADAGKYLAPHIEAPYLGVLPYRADLQPESEDSLCGAAEEHGTGETIAWVRFPHSSNSQDCNAWSLDQGVRIRWVTKPDELAQAAAIVLPGSKNTIADLRWLRENGLAEAVTAAARRGVPVAGICGGYQMLGRQLADPEGAAGDAGDAPGLGLLPVQTRFCPEKEVRQVEAVWKDFSWAAYEIHMGRTDVPAGTEALLRVRNGAGWREEGIRCENVWGTYLHGVFESPVVRREFAALAGITNHRAAEMPWRTHLLRIYDGMADLLEEHLNLEGIRRYVEA from the coding sequence ATGAGCCATGCCGTTCACGGTGGCCGGATTGAGGCAGCCGCGCAGGAATTCGGACGAACCGATTTCCTGGATTTCAGCGCCAACGTCAACCCGTTCTGGCGCCCGGCGGACGCCACGGAATGGAGCAACTGGCTGGACGGCATCTCGCGTTACCCCGAACCGGACGCATCCCTGATCCGGGAACGTTTGGGAACGATTTACGGGGTCGGGCCGGGGCGCCTGCTCCCGACGGCCGGAGCCATTGAAGGGCTTTACCTGGTCGCCCGGTTGTTCACGGACCGGCGCGTGGGCATCGTGGAACCGGCCTTCGCCGATTACGCGCGCGCTTTCGAAGCCGCCGGTTGCGAACCGTCGCGGGTGTTACTTTCGCCTGAGCGTTGGGAGACGCCGATCCCGGCCTGGGGGAAAATGCTTGAGCCGTACGAGGTCATCGTCCTCGGGCGGCCCAACAATCCGACCGGAACCCTGCAAGGACGTGACGCCCTGGTGCGTGCTGCCGGGGCCCCGTGGGCACAGGCGAAGACGTGGATCATCGATGAAGCGTTCATTGAGTTCGTGCCGGACCATGAGCGCGAATCTCTCCTGCCCCTCCTCGAGCGTTTTCCGTCCGTGATCGCGGTCCGTTCGCTCACGAAAAGCTGGGCGATTCCCGGTCTGCGACTCGGGTTCGTCGCGACCGCAAACGGCGGGTGGCTTGCCCGGCTCGAGAAGATGCAGCCGCCCTGGAGCATCAACGCCGTCGCCCAGGCATGGGCCAGGCACCAGCTTACTCCGGCGGGCTGGCGCGAAATGCTGGAGAGCCTGCGGCCCCTGCCCGTGCTCCGGGCGGAGCTGGCGGCGGAACTCGGACGGCTGCCGGGTCTTCGGGTGCACCCCGGTACGGCCAATTTTCTGCTGGTCGATGTCGCCCGAACTCGTCGGCATGCCTCCGAGATTTACCGGGCGCTGGGACGTGAAGGCCTGCTGGTCCGTACCGGTGAAGGCTTTTACGGGCTCAATGCGGACCGGTATATCCGTGTGGCGGTGCGCCGGCCCGAAGAAAATCGGCGCCTCGTCCGGGCGCTGGTGACTGTGCTCGAAGACGCGCCGGCCGGGGGCGGTCCGGCCCTGACGGCCACGCCGGCGGCAGCTCCGGCGTCCGTTCGCCCCGTCGGCCCCCGCCGGGCGAAGGAGATGAAGGCGCTTGGCGTGCTCGGCACTTCATCGAACAGCGGCAAGAGCTGGGTCGCCACTGCGTTGTGCGCCTGGCTGTGGCGGCACGGGGTCAAGGTTGCGCCGTTCAAGGCGCAGAACATGTCGAACAATTCGTACGTGACGCTCGACGGTGGCGAAATCGGCCGGGCACAGGCGGCCCAGGCGGAAGCGTGCCGGCTGCTGCCTTCGGTGCGGATGAATCCCATTCTGCTCAAACCATCCGGGCAGCTCGGTTCACAACTCGTCGTGCTCGGCCGTGCTCGGGGTCACGTCAAAGCCGGCGATTACTACGCGATCACCGATCAGCTGTGGACGATAGTCAGCGACGCCCTCGAGCATTGGCGGCGCACGTGCGATGTGCTCGTGCTCGAAGGCGCCGGCAGCCCGGTGGAACTCAACCTGGCCACTCGCGACATCGTCAACCTCCGCCCGATCCGGCATCTTGACGGACGATGGCTGCTCGTATCCGACATCGAGCGGGGCGGCGTGTTTGCGCAAATCGTGGGATCCTGGAAACTGCTCTCGCCTGCCGACCGGGCGGGTGCGCTCGGCGTAATCGTAAACAAATTCCGGGGCGATCTTTCCCTCTTCGCCGACGCCGGCAAGTACCTCGCGCCGCACATCGAGGCGCCGTACCTCGGCGTGCTGCCTTACCGGGCGGACCTGCAGCCGGAAAGCGAAGACAGCCTGTGCGGCGCCGCTGAGGAACACGGGACGGGAGAAACGATCGCCTGGGTGCGTTTTCCTCATTCCTCCAACTCCCAGGATTGCAACGCCTGGTCCCTGGATCAAGGGGTGCGTATCCGCTGGGTGACGAAGCCGGATGAGCTCGCCCAGGCTGCGGCCATCGTGCTTCCGGGCTCAAAGAACACCATTGCCGACCTGCGCTGGCTGCGCGAGAACGGCCTTGCGGAAGCCGTCACGGCCGCCGCGCGACGAGGGGTGCCGGTTGCCGGGATTTGCGGCGGTTACCAGATGCTTGGCCGGCAACTCGCCGATCCCGAAGGTGCGGCCGGCGATGCGGGCGACGCACCGGGTCTGGGTCTGCTGCCGGTCCAAACGCGTTTTTGCCCGGAGAAAGAGGTCCGGCAGGTCGAGGCCGTGTGGAAGGATTTTAGCTGGGCTGCGTACGAGATCCATATGGGCCGGACCGATGTGCCGGCCGGAACGGAAGCGCTTTTGCGGGTGCGCAACGGCGCCGGTTGGCGCGAGGAGGGGATCCGGTGTGAAAACGTCTGGGGAACGTACCTGCACGGCGTTTTCGAATCGCCGGTTGTCCGGCGCGAGTTTGCCGCTCTGGCCGGGATTACGAACCATCGCGCAGCCGAGATGCCCTGGCGGACGCACCTGCTCCGCATTTACGACGGAATGGCGGATCTGCTTGAAGAGCACCTCAACCTGGAGGGCATCCGGCGGTATGTGGAGGCTTGA
- a CDS encoding cob(I)yrinic acid a,c-diamide adenosyltransferase → MIDDPLSAPVTPDVGSAAANATAAAAVRNPARPRLAQGAFQIYTGEGKGKSTASMGLMLRALGCGFRVYYLRMMKPRWKTGELAICPGLHPNLTYRNVEQDWLLSKSKHIPEHVAAMTAALAREMDATEATLVSGEYDLVILDEINYCLHRNLIPLERAIDLVEKRPPHVELVFTGRYAPEELIARASVVTEMRKVKHHFDQGVRARRGIEF, encoded by the coding sequence ATGATCGATGATCCCCTTTCCGCCCCGGTAACCCCCGACGTTGGTTCTGCCGCCGCCAATGCCACCGCCGCCGCTGCCGTCAGGAATCCGGCACGGCCGCGGCTCGCGCAGGGTGCTTTCCAGATTTATACGGGAGAAGGTAAAGGCAAGAGCACGGCATCAATGGGCCTGATGCTGCGCGCGCTCGGCTGCGGCTTCCGGGTTTATTACCTCCGAATGATGAAGCCGCGCTGGAAGACCGGTGAACTTGCCATTTGTCCGGGGCTGCACCCGAACCTGACGTATCGAAACGTCGAACAGGACTGGCTGCTCTCGAAGAGCAAACATATCCCGGAACACGTCGCGGCCATGACGGCGGCGCTCGCGCGCGAGATGGACGCGACCGAGGCGACGCTGGTCTCGGGCGAGTACGACCTGGTCATCCTCGATGAGATTAATTATTGCCTCCACCGCAACCTGATTCCCCTTGAGCGCGCGATCGATCTCGTCGAAAAACGGCCGCCTCACGTCGAATTGGTTTTCACCGGCCGGTACGCACCGGAAGAATTGATTGCCCGCGCCAGCGTCGTTACCGAGATGCGCAAGGTGAAACATCACTTCGACCAGGGCGTGAGGGCCCGGCGCGGAATCGAGTTCTGA